A single genomic interval of Deinococcus misasensis DSM 22328 harbors:
- the cbiB gene encoding adenosylcobinamide-phosphate synthase CbiB: protein MLTALVLVLAFVLDRFGEPPVRFHPVVWMGHFLRQARRLLPPDFFSGLLGWAVGAGLVVLVAWAVQGLIFLLPLWMQVVLTALCLKPLMAWTALKKAGESVLNAPNLPEARRELSWHLVSRDTSLLSESEVMGAAMESVSENLSDSLAAPLFWFVIGGLPMVAFYRFCNTADAMWGYRTPELEFFGKVAARMDDVLNFIPARLTGILICTVHGSYRAWKTMLNDARNTPSPNSGFPMAALAGLVGVRLNKRDTYSLGGPFRDPERQDLAHTLKLLHQVAVASVGFLAVVACFL, encoded by the coding sequence ATGCTGACGGCTCTGGTCCTTGTGCTGGCCTTCGTGCTGGACCGTTTTGGGGAACCTCCAGTGCGGTTTCATCCGGTGGTCTGGATGGGGCATTTTTTGAGGCAGGCCAGACGGTTGCTGCCCCCAGATTTTTTCTCGGGTTTGCTGGGTTGGGCTGTGGGGGCAGGGCTGGTGGTGCTGGTGGCATGGGCTGTGCAGGGTCTGATTTTTCTGTTGCCCCTCTGGATGCAGGTGGTTCTGACCGCCCTGTGCCTCAAGCCCTTGATGGCATGGACCGCCCTGAAAAAAGCCGGAGAAAGCGTCTTGAATGCCCCCAATCTGCCAGAGGCAAGGCGCGAACTGTCTTGGCATCTGGTGAGCCGCGACACTTCCCTGCTCTCGGAAAGTGAAGTGATGGGGGCGGCCATGGAGTCTGTCTCCGAAAACCTCTCGGATTCGCTGGCGGCTCCCCTCTTCTGGTTTGTGATCGGAGGTTTGCCGATGGTGGCGTTTTACCGCTTCTGCAACACCGCAGATGCCATGTGGGGTTACCGCACGCCAGAGCTGGAGTTTTTCGGCAAGGTGGCTGCCCGCATGGACGATGTGCTGAATTTCATCCCTGCACGCCTGACCGGCATCCTGATCTGTACAGTGCACGGTTCTTACAGAGCGTGGAAAACCATGCTGAATGACGCCAGAAACACCCCGAGCCCCAACTCTGGTTTTCCAATGGCGGCTCTGGCGGGTCTGGTGGGGGTGCGCCTGAACAAACGGGACACCTACAGTCTGGGTGGACCTTTCCGTGATCCAGAGCGTCAGGATCTGGCCCACACCCTGAAGTTGCTGCATCAGGTGGCTGTTGCCAGTGTGGGCTTTCTGGCAGTGGTGGCATGTTTCCTCTGA
- a CDS encoding cobyric acid synthase, translated as MALKTIMLMGCTSDAGKSFLTAALCRHYANLGYRVRPFKAQNMSNFAAVTRDGLEMGRAQYLQAIAARTLPDVRMNPVLLKPMADTQSAVIVMGKPDPEISLLPWFDRKPRLWGVVQEALHSLQEEAEILIIEGAGSPAEINLKKSDIVNMRVALEAQADVYLIADIDKGGAFAHLLGTWMCLDEEEQKRVKGFILNKFRGDKTLLREAPMWLEEKTGIPVVAIVDMLHHTLPEEDTLHYRAEPKFGLKNIALLCYPYASNLDEFDPLIHQSGINVVPLREVRDLEVFDALILPGSRNTAQSMRWLNDTGWTPHIQQFAASQKPILGICGGMQLLGQHILDPHHIESGDIEGLGLLALETTLSENKTTLQTSVQHEGKVLSGYEIHHGQTRSLGAKPWLPDGLGWQQGNTRGAYLHGLFENRLFVQEFLNILNVQAEVVDWKAKMEEELNAIAEQAINNSGWEEHLD; from the coding sequence ATGGCCCTTAAAACCATCATGTTGATGGGATGCACTTCGGATGCAGGCAAGTCCTTCCTGACGGCTGCCCTGTGTCGGCATTACGCCAATCTGGGGTATCGGGTGCGCCCTTTCAAAGCCCAGAACATGAGCAACTTTGCTGCGGTCACCCGAGACGGTCTGGAAATGGGCCGTGCCCAGTACCTGCAAGCCATTGCTGCCCGCACTTTGCCCGACGTGCGGATGAATCCGGTGCTCCTCAAGCCCATGGCCGACACCCAGAGTGCGGTGATCGTGATGGGCAAACCCGACCCTGAAATTTCTTTACTGCCATGGTTTGACCGCAAACCCAGACTCTGGGGGGTGGTGCAGGAGGCTTTACACAGCCTGCAAGAGGAAGCAGAAATCCTGATTATTGAGGGAGCTGGAAGTCCTGCTGAAATCAACCTCAAAAAGAGCGACATCGTGAACATGAGGGTGGCTCTGGAAGCCCAAGCAGATGTGTACCTGATTGCCGACATCGACAAGGGAGGGGCTTTTGCCCACTTGCTCGGGACGTGGATGTGTCTGGACGAGGAGGAGCAAAAACGGGTGAAGGGATTCATCCTCAACAAGTTTCGCGGAGACAAAACCCTGCTGCGCGAAGCCCCGATGTGGCTTGAGGAGAAAACCGGAATCCCCGTGGTGGCCATCGTGGACATGCTGCACCACACACTCCCCGAGGAGGACACCCTCCATTACCGTGCCGAGCCGAAGTTCGGCCTGAAGAACATCGCCCTTCTGTGTTATCCCTACGCTTCCAATCTGGATGAATTTGATCCCCTGATCCACCAGAGCGGCATCAACGTGGTTCCCCTGCGTGAAGTGCGCGATCTTGAGGTGTTTGATGCCCTGATTTTGCCGGGTTCACGCAACACCGCCCAGTCCATGCGCTGGCTGAACGACACCGGATGGACCCCACACATCCAGCAATTTGCGGCTTCGCAAAAACCCATTCTGGGCATTTGTGGAGGAATGCAACTTCTGGGACAGCACATCCTCGATCCCCACCACATCGAAAGTGGAGACATCGAGGGTCTGGGTTTGCTGGCTCTGGAAACCACCCTCAGTGAAAACAAAACCACCCTGCAAACCTCTGTGCAGCATGAAGGGAAGGTGCTCTCTGGCTATGAAATCCACCATGGACAGACCAGATCTCTGGGTGCAAAGCCGTGGCTTCCCGATGGTCTGGGATGGCAACAGGGCAACACCAGAGGGGCTTATTTGCACGGACTCTTTGAAAATCGACTTTTTGTGCAAGAATTTTTGAACATCTTGAATGTTCAGGCTGAAGTTGTGGACTGGAAGGCAAAAATGGAAGAGGAATTGAATGCCATTGCTGAACAGGCCATCAACAACTCTGGCTGGGAGGAGCATCTGGACTGA
- the cobO gene encoding cob(I)yrinic acid a,c-diamide adenosyltransferase, producing the protein MSQPHTEKPYEKPQGERRGLVIINTGNGKGKTTAALGLLVRAQGRGLRTRLLQFIKHESANFGEHRSLKALNIPFAGLGDGFSWTSKDLDHSKELAQMGWKEAREAILSGDYDLLVLDEVTYPINWGWIDVQEVLETLKARPHMLHVVLTGRNAPQELVEYADTVTEMTPIKHAFDAGIPAQKGIEH; encoded by the coding sequence GTGAGTCAGCCACACACCGAAAAACCGTATGAAAAACCGCAAGGCGAAAGGCGCGGTCTGGTCATCATCAACACCGGAAACGGCAAGGGGAAAACCACTGCTGCTCTGGGTTTGCTGGTCCGTGCGCAGGGACGGGGCCTCAGAACCCGCTTGCTTCAGTTCATCAAACATGAAAGCGCCAACTTTGGAGAGCACCGCAGCCTGAAAGCCCTGAACATTCCCTTTGCAGGTCTGGGTGATGGTTTCTCGTGGACCAGCAAGGACCTCGACCACAGCAAGGAATTGGCCCAGATGGGCTGGAAAGAGGCCAGAGAAGCCATCCTCTCTGGGGATTATGATTTGTTGGTTCTGGACGAGGTGACCTACCCCATCAACTGGGGTTGGATCGATGTGCAGGAGGTGTTGGAAACCCTCAAAGCCCGTCCTCACATGTTGCATGTGGTCCTGACCGGCAGAAATGCCCCTCAGGAACTGGTGGAATATGCGGATACCGTCACCGAAATGACCCCCATCAAACATGCCTTTGATGCAGGAATTCCAGCCCAGAAAGGCATCGAACACTGA
- a CDS encoding pyridoxal phosphate-dependent aminotransferase: MFPLIARAHHGGKQDQSQMLDFSVNSNPLGPSPLLLEAWHRADLREYPEPAYLQTRTVLADWHQVRANQVVLGVGASELMYRICFALLEAGDEVLSIGSPFGEFARAAGLCKANLTITDRQNPALKKVRLLYLSNPHNPSGHHFADLEVDLAPFLDCADYVLLDEAYLPFLGVHPLGTSERLIRLQSPGKAHGLVGMRMAYALCGEKVAAQLYNLQSAWHIPASLDLVLRALPEAQGFVDQTLPLVQASARKLADRLEVPFQGVPFLLVPAPRASELTAFLQSEGIRVRDCASYGHPDFIRVSTQLEHDARFIQEFRRFYGP; encoded by the coding sequence ATGTTTCCTCTGATCGCAAGGGCACACCACGGAGGCAAGCAGGACCAGAGCCAGATGCTGGACTTCTCCGTGAACAGCAACCCTCTGGGGCCGAGTCCACTGCTGCTGGAGGCATGGCACAGGGCAGACCTGAGGGAATATCCAGAGCCCGCCTACCTGCAAACCCGCACGGTTCTTGCAGACTGGCATCAGGTGAGGGCAAATCAGGTGGTGCTCGGGGTGGGGGCCAGCGAACTGATGTACCGCATCTGTTTTGCCCTGCTTGAAGCGGGAGATGAGGTGTTGTCCATCGGCAGCCCTTTTGGTGAGTTTGCCAGAGCCGCAGGGCTTTGCAAGGCCAACCTGACCATCACAGACCGCCAGAATCCTGCCCTCAAAAAAGTCAGGTTGCTGTACCTGTCCAACCCCCACAACCCGAGTGGCCACCACTTTGCAGACCTTGAGGTGGACCTCGCTCCTTTTCTGGACTGTGCGGATTATGTTTTGCTGGATGAGGCTTATTTGCCTTTTCTGGGGGTGCATCCTCTGGGCACTTCAGAACGCCTGATCCGCTTGCAGTCTCCGGGCAAGGCGCACGGATTGGTCGGCATGCGCATGGCTTACGCCCTTTGTGGTGAAAAGGTGGCTGCTCAACTCTACAACCTGCAAAGCGCGTGGCACATTCCAGCCAGTCTGGATCTGGTGTTGCGTGCCCTGCCAGAGGCGCAAGGTTTCGTGGATCAGACCTTGCCTCTGGTGCAGGCCAGTGCCCGCAAACTGGCGGATCGGCTTGAGGTCCCTTTTCAGGGGGTGCCTTTTTTGCTGGTCCCTGCCCCCAGAGCCTCTGAACTGACGGCTTTTTTGCAGTCAGAAGGCATTCGGGTTCGAGACTGTGCCAGTTATGGACATCCAGACTTCATCCGGGTCAGCACCCAACTGGAGCACGATGCACGCTTCATTCAGGAATTTCGGAGGTTCTATGGCCCTTAA
- a CDS encoding adenosylcobinamide amidohydrolase — protein sequence MQSLETEQVCLTLKPGSLVLDFLEPRVVLSSAPFNGGLTRARYVLNRTVGMDFCPIDVQEAVLQEVQKVNLPPEQTVCCLTAVDVWKFGEGRAEERGIHATAFVTAGLGNLSAPGLTPISDHEPGTINTIVCIEANLPTAALVEAVQIVTEVKARVLRDHQTREGFDGTGTSTDTVTIVMLDGKTEKYAGAVTPVGRAIARAFETAFREALL from the coding sequence ATGCAGAGTCTGGAAACCGAGCAGGTGTGTCTGACCCTCAAACCCGGCAGTCTGGTGCTGGATTTTCTGGAACCGAGGGTGGTGCTGTCCAGTGCCCCTTTCAATGGTGGCCTGACCCGAGCCCGTTACGTCCTGAACCGCACCGTGGGCATGGATTTTTGCCCCATAGACGTGCAGGAAGCCGTCTTGCAAGAGGTGCAGAAGGTCAATTTGCCTCCAGAGCAAACCGTGTGCTGCCTGACGGCGGTGGACGTCTGGAAATTTGGGGAAGGTCGAGCAGAGGAACGGGGCATCCATGCCACGGCTTTTGTGACTGCTGGCCTTGGGAACCTGAGTGCGCCCGGTCTGACGCCAATCAGTGACCATGAACCGGGCACCATCAACACCATTGTGTGCATCGAGGCGAATTTGCCCACTGCCGCTCTGGTGGAAGCCGTGCAGATCGTGACCGAGGTCAAGGCAAGGGTCCTGAGGGACCACCAGACCCGAGAAGGCTTTGATGGGACAGGAACCAGCACCGACACCGTGACCATCGTGATGCTGGACGGCAAAACCGAAAAATACGCAGGCGCAGTGACCCCGGTGGGTCGCGCCATTGCCCGAGCTTTTGAAACCGCCTTCAGGGAGGCCCTTTTGTGA